From a single Brassica napus cultivar Da-Ae chromosome C9, Da-Ae, whole genome shotgun sequence genomic region:
- the LOC125593467 gene encoding glutathione S-transferase T2-like — MEPISLNSHGFVNLLASQSSQPIDIGCSEVPKPAERRKWTTKEDVVLISAWLNTSKDPIVSNEQKAGSFWKRIEECVNASPLLVGSVPREWSQCKQRWGRVNEQVCKFVGCHEAALKKQANGQTENDVMKAAHDIFFNDYNAKFTLEHCWRELRFDQKWRSHTSTRDGAKEKRKEPAEEVGGEQDVRPPGVKASKAAKRKKHFNEPAFDQIESILEAKNNLSKHKLLDRLLGKNAETLSDQEIALKNKLISEML; from the coding sequence ATGGAACCAATTTCCCTTAACTCTCACGGGTTCGTTAACCTCCTTGCCTCCCAGAGCAGTCAACCAATAGATATTGGTTGTTCTGAGGTTCCAAAACCTGCGGAAAGGCGGAAGTGGACAACCAAAGAAGATGTGGTGCTGATcagtgcttggttgaacacCAGCAAGGATCCAATCGTGAGTAATGAGCAGAAGGCTGGCTCATTTTGGAAGCGCATAGAGGAGTGTGTGAATGCAAGCCCTCTGCTTGTTGGCTCCGTTCCTAGGGAGTGGAGTcaatgtaagcagaggtggggtAGGGTTAATGAACAGGTTTGCAAGTTCGTGGGATGTCACGAAGCTGCTTTGAAGAAGCAAGCCAATGGACAAACTGAGAATGATGTCATGAAGGCGGCTCATGACATCTTCTTTAATGACTACAATGCCAAGTTCACTCTTGAACATTGTTGGAGGGAGCTTCGGTTTGATCAAAAATGGAGATCCCACACTTCGACACGAGATGGTGCAAAGGAGAAGAGGAAGGAACCTGCGGAAGAGGTGGGTGGCGAGCAAGATGTTAGGCCTCCCGGTGTGAAGGCTTCCAAAGCAGCAAAACGCAAGAAACACTTCAATGAACCAGCGTTTGATCAGATAGAGAGCATtttagaggcaaagaataacTTATCCAAACACAAACTCCTAGATAGGTTGCTAGGAAAAAATGCAGAAACTCTTTCTGATCAAGAAATAGCTCTAAAAAACAAACTCATTTCAGAAATGCTTTAA
- the LOC106427423 gene encoding endo-1,4-beta-xylanase 1 isoform X1: MKRFTVCCFSNPIHKNKNHNPDKKLRNSMEISRNDNGEHAKQNNNNNVTPVIGSDRTNVIVNHDFSLGTHSWHPNCCEASVVTADSGIPHGVLDPSKYGSYVVVKNRKETWQGLEQDITSRVKPCSLYKVSATVAVSGPVQGLEEIIATLKLENQQSPTNYQFIAKTCVFKEKWVRLEGMFSLPSVPERVVFYLEGPSPGIDLLIQSVTIHLDSEPERERLEGVTVEDENLVVNPNFEDGLNNWSGRSCKIVCHDSMADGKIIPQSGKAFAAATERTQNWNGIQQEITGKVERKRVYEATAVVRIYGNNVTSATVQATLWVQNPNQRDQYIGIANVQATDKEWIQCKGKFLLNGSASRVVIYIEGPPPGTDILLNSLTVKHAEKIPPSPRPPIENPAFGVNILTNSQLTDGTTNGWFPLGNCTLSVAEGSPRILPPMARYSLGPHEPLSGRYMLVTNRTQTWMGPAQMITDKLKLFLTYQISVWVKLGSGINSPQNVNVALGIDSQWVNGGQVEINDDKWHEIGGSFRVEKQPSKALVYIQGPSSGVDLMVAGLQIFPVDRLARIKHLRRQSDKIRRSDVILKFSGADASKLSGATVKVRQTRNSFPVGTCISRSSIDNEDFVDFFLKNFNWAVFGNELKWYWTEPEQGKLNYQDADDMLNLCSSNNIETRGHCIFWEVQATVQQWIQKMNQTDLNTAVQNRLTSLLNRYKGKFKHYDVNNEMLHGSFYQDKLGKDIRVNMFKTAHQLDPSATLFVNDYHIEDGCDPKSCPEKYIEHILDLQEKGAPVGGIGIQGHIDSPVGPIVCSALDRLGILGLPIWFTELDVSSINEHIRGDDLEVVMWEAFGHPAVEGIMLWGFWELFMSRDNSHLVNAEGDVNEAGKRLLAVKKDWLSHANGHIDQNGAFAFRGYHGNYAVEVITSSSQKVLKTFVVEKGDSAQVITVDLQGL; encoded by the exons ATGAAGAGATTCACGGTCTGCTGCTTCTCAAATCCAATTCACAAGAACAAAAATCACAATCCAGACAAG AAGCTAAGAAACAGCATGGAGATTTCAAGAAACGACAATGGAGAG CATGCAAaacagaacaacaacaacaatgtgACACCAGTCATCGGTTCTGATCGTACCAATGTTATTGTGAACCATGACTTCTCTTTGGGGACGCATTCATGGCATCCAAATTGCTGCGAGGCCTCTGTTGTCACCGCAGATTCTGGTATCCCTCACGGTGTATTAGACCCGTCAAAGTATGGCAGCTATGTAGTTGTCAAGAACAGGAAAGAAACTTGGCAAGGCTTAGAGCAAGACATAACAAGCAGAGTGAAACCTTGTTCTCTCTATAAAGTTTCTGCAACTGTTGCCGTCTCTGGTCCTGTTCAAGGATTGGAGGAGATTATAGCCACTCTGAAGCTCGAAAACCAACAATCGCCAACAAACTATCAGTTCATCGCAAA AACTTGTGTATTCAAGGAGAAGTGGGTGAGACTAGAAGGCATGTTCTCGTTACCAAGCGTACCAGAAAGAGTTGTTTTCTATTTGGAAGGTCCTTCACCAGGGATTGATCTCTTAATACAGTCTGTTACCATTCACCTTGATAGCGAGCCTGAG cGGGAACGACTTGAAGGTGTTAcagtggaagatgagaatctTGTAGTGAACCCAAACTTTGAAGATGGACTAAATAACTGGTCTGGGAGAAGCTGCAAGATTGTGTGTCATGACTCCATGGCTGATGGAAAGATAATTCCACAATCTGGAAAAGCTTTCGCTGCAGCTACAGAACGCACACAGAACTGGAACGGTATTCAACAAGAGATTACTGGAAAAGTTGAGAGGAAACGTGTATATGAAGCAACCGCGGTTGTTCGTATATATGGAAACAATGTGACAAGTGCTACTGTGCAAGCTACTCTATGGGTCCAGAATCCAAATCAACGTGACCAATACATTGGCATTGCCAA tgtGCAAGCAACAGACAAGGAGTGGATACAGTGTAAAGGGAAGTTCCTCCTCAATGGTTCTGCATCACGAGTAGTCATTTACATTGAAGGTCCGCCTCCAGGAACCGATATTCTCCTCAACAGCTTAACCGTAAAGCACGCTGAGAAAATTCCTCCTTCACCGCGCCCACCCATTGAG aATCCTGCATTTGGGGTAAACATACTCACCAATAGCCAGTTAACTGATGGTACAACCAACGGGTGGTTTCCATTAGGGAACTGCACGCTAAGCGTTGCAGAAGGCTCCCCTCGAATCCTTCCTCCAATGGCAAGGTACTCGCTTGGACCACACGAGCCTCTAAGTGGCCGCTACATGCTCGTGACTAACCGAACACAAACATGGATGGGCCCTGCTCAAATGATCACTGACAAACTTAAACTGTTCTTGACATACCAAATATCTGTTTGGGTTAAACTCGGTTCCGGCATTAATAGTCCGCAGAATGTTAACGTCGCACTTGGTATTGATAGCCAATGGGTAAACGGTGGACAAGTCGAGATCAACGACGATAAATGGCATGAGATTGGTGGTTCTTTCCGAGTTGAGAAGCAGCCATCTAAGGCTTTGGTTTATATTCAAGGCCCTTCTTCTGGCGTTGATCTCATGGTCGCTGGCTTGCAGATTTTCCCGGTTGACCGGCTCGCCAGAATCAAGCATTTGAGAAGACAATCTGACAAG ATCCGTAGAAGCGACGTTATCCTCAAATTCTCCGGTGCTGATGCTAGCAAACTCTCTGGAGCTACGGTTAAAGTTCGACAGACGAGGAACAGCTTCCCTGTGGGAACTTGCATCAGCAGATCAAGTATAGATAACGAAGATTTCGTcgattttttcttgaaaaacttTAACTGGGCGGTGTTCGGCAACGAGCTGAAATGGTACTGGACGGAGCCAGAACAAGGGAAGCTTAATTACCAAGACGCGGACGATATGCTCAACTTGTGCAGTAGTAACAACATAGAAACCAGAGGACATTGTATCTTTTGGGAGGTCCAAGCAACTGTTCAGCAGTGGATACAAAAGATGAACCAAACCGACTTAAACACGGCGGTCCAAAACCGCTTAACCAGTCTTTTAAACCGTTACAAGGGGAAATTCAAACATTATGATGTGAACAACGAGATGTTACACGGATCATTCTACCAAGACAAGCTTGGCAAAGACATAAGAGTCAACATGTTCAAAACCGCACACCAACTAGACCCATCTGCGACATTGTTCGTAAATGATTACCACATAGAAGACGGATGTGATCCAAAATCCTGCCCGGAAAAGTACATTGAGCATATTCTTGACCTGCAAGAAAAGGGTGCACCGGTCGGAGGAATTGGGATTCAAGGCCATATCGATAGTCCAGTGGGTCCAATTGTTTGTTCAGCTCTAGACAGACTAGGAATCCTTGGTTTACCGATATGGTTCACGGAGTTAGATGTCTCCTCCATTAATGAGCACATCAGGGGAGATGATTTGGAGGTAGTGATGTGGGAAGCTTTTGGACATCCTGCGGTTGAAGGCATCATGTTATGGGGATTTTGGGAGCTGTTCATGAGCAGAGACAACTCTCACTTGGTGAATGCAGAAGGTGATGTTAATGAAGCTGGCAAAAGGCTTTTAGCTGTGAAGAAAGATTGGCTCTCTCATGCTAATGGACATATTGATCAAAACGGTGCGTTTGCATTTAGAGGGTACCATGGAAATTATGCTGTTGAAGTGATTACTAGTTCATCTCAAAAGGTTCTTAAAACGTTTGTTGTCGAAAAAGGAGATTCGGCTCAGGTTATTACTGTGGATCTTCAAGGTTTGTGA
- the LOC106427423 gene encoding endo-1,4-beta-xylanase 1 isoform X2, with the protein MEISRNDNGEHAKQNNNNNVTPVIGSDRTNVIVNHDFSLGTHSWHPNCCEASVVTADSGIPHGVLDPSKYGSYVVVKNRKETWQGLEQDITSRVKPCSLYKVSATVAVSGPVQGLEEIIATLKLENQQSPTNYQFIAKTCVFKEKWVRLEGMFSLPSVPERVVFYLEGPSPGIDLLIQSVTIHLDSEPERERLEGVTVEDENLVVNPNFEDGLNNWSGRSCKIVCHDSMADGKIIPQSGKAFAAATERTQNWNGIQQEITGKVERKRVYEATAVVRIYGNNVTSATVQATLWVQNPNQRDQYIGIANVQATDKEWIQCKGKFLLNGSASRVVIYIEGPPPGTDILLNSLTVKHAEKIPPSPRPPIENPAFGVNILTNSQLTDGTTNGWFPLGNCTLSVAEGSPRILPPMARYSLGPHEPLSGRYMLVTNRTQTWMGPAQMITDKLKLFLTYQISVWVKLGSGINSPQNVNVALGIDSQWVNGGQVEINDDKWHEIGGSFRVEKQPSKALVYIQGPSSGVDLMVAGLQIFPVDRLARIKHLRRQSDKIRRSDVILKFSGADASKLSGATVKVRQTRNSFPVGTCISRSSIDNEDFVDFFLKNFNWAVFGNELKWYWTEPEQGKLNYQDADDMLNLCSSNNIETRGHCIFWEVQATVQQWIQKMNQTDLNTAVQNRLTSLLNRYKGKFKHYDVNNEMLHGSFYQDKLGKDIRVNMFKTAHQLDPSATLFVNDYHIEDGCDPKSCPEKYIEHILDLQEKGAPVGGIGIQGHIDSPVGPIVCSALDRLGILGLPIWFTELDVSSINEHIRGDDLEVVMWEAFGHPAVEGIMLWGFWELFMSRDNSHLVNAEGDVNEAGKRLLAVKKDWLSHANGHIDQNGAFAFRGYHGNYAVEVITSSSQKVLKTFVVEKGDSAQVITVDLQGL; encoded by the exons ATGGAGATTTCAAGAAACGACAATGGAGAG CATGCAAaacagaacaacaacaacaatgtgACACCAGTCATCGGTTCTGATCGTACCAATGTTATTGTGAACCATGACTTCTCTTTGGGGACGCATTCATGGCATCCAAATTGCTGCGAGGCCTCTGTTGTCACCGCAGATTCTGGTATCCCTCACGGTGTATTAGACCCGTCAAAGTATGGCAGCTATGTAGTTGTCAAGAACAGGAAAGAAACTTGGCAAGGCTTAGAGCAAGACATAACAAGCAGAGTGAAACCTTGTTCTCTCTATAAAGTTTCTGCAACTGTTGCCGTCTCTGGTCCTGTTCAAGGATTGGAGGAGATTATAGCCACTCTGAAGCTCGAAAACCAACAATCGCCAACAAACTATCAGTTCATCGCAAA AACTTGTGTATTCAAGGAGAAGTGGGTGAGACTAGAAGGCATGTTCTCGTTACCAAGCGTACCAGAAAGAGTTGTTTTCTATTTGGAAGGTCCTTCACCAGGGATTGATCTCTTAATACAGTCTGTTACCATTCACCTTGATAGCGAGCCTGAG cGGGAACGACTTGAAGGTGTTAcagtggaagatgagaatctTGTAGTGAACCCAAACTTTGAAGATGGACTAAATAACTGGTCTGGGAGAAGCTGCAAGATTGTGTGTCATGACTCCATGGCTGATGGAAAGATAATTCCACAATCTGGAAAAGCTTTCGCTGCAGCTACAGAACGCACACAGAACTGGAACGGTATTCAACAAGAGATTACTGGAAAAGTTGAGAGGAAACGTGTATATGAAGCAACCGCGGTTGTTCGTATATATGGAAACAATGTGACAAGTGCTACTGTGCAAGCTACTCTATGGGTCCAGAATCCAAATCAACGTGACCAATACATTGGCATTGCCAA tgtGCAAGCAACAGACAAGGAGTGGATACAGTGTAAAGGGAAGTTCCTCCTCAATGGTTCTGCATCACGAGTAGTCATTTACATTGAAGGTCCGCCTCCAGGAACCGATATTCTCCTCAACAGCTTAACCGTAAAGCACGCTGAGAAAATTCCTCCTTCACCGCGCCCACCCATTGAG aATCCTGCATTTGGGGTAAACATACTCACCAATAGCCAGTTAACTGATGGTACAACCAACGGGTGGTTTCCATTAGGGAACTGCACGCTAAGCGTTGCAGAAGGCTCCCCTCGAATCCTTCCTCCAATGGCAAGGTACTCGCTTGGACCACACGAGCCTCTAAGTGGCCGCTACATGCTCGTGACTAACCGAACACAAACATGGATGGGCCCTGCTCAAATGATCACTGACAAACTTAAACTGTTCTTGACATACCAAATATCTGTTTGGGTTAAACTCGGTTCCGGCATTAATAGTCCGCAGAATGTTAACGTCGCACTTGGTATTGATAGCCAATGGGTAAACGGTGGACAAGTCGAGATCAACGACGATAAATGGCATGAGATTGGTGGTTCTTTCCGAGTTGAGAAGCAGCCATCTAAGGCTTTGGTTTATATTCAAGGCCCTTCTTCTGGCGTTGATCTCATGGTCGCTGGCTTGCAGATTTTCCCGGTTGACCGGCTCGCCAGAATCAAGCATTTGAGAAGACAATCTGACAAG ATCCGTAGAAGCGACGTTATCCTCAAATTCTCCGGTGCTGATGCTAGCAAACTCTCTGGAGCTACGGTTAAAGTTCGACAGACGAGGAACAGCTTCCCTGTGGGAACTTGCATCAGCAGATCAAGTATAGATAACGAAGATTTCGTcgattttttcttgaaaaacttTAACTGGGCGGTGTTCGGCAACGAGCTGAAATGGTACTGGACGGAGCCAGAACAAGGGAAGCTTAATTACCAAGACGCGGACGATATGCTCAACTTGTGCAGTAGTAACAACATAGAAACCAGAGGACATTGTATCTTTTGGGAGGTCCAAGCAACTGTTCAGCAGTGGATACAAAAGATGAACCAAACCGACTTAAACACGGCGGTCCAAAACCGCTTAACCAGTCTTTTAAACCGTTACAAGGGGAAATTCAAACATTATGATGTGAACAACGAGATGTTACACGGATCATTCTACCAAGACAAGCTTGGCAAAGACATAAGAGTCAACATGTTCAAAACCGCACACCAACTAGACCCATCTGCGACATTGTTCGTAAATGATTACCACATAGAAGACGGATGTGATCCAAAATCCTGCCCGGAAAAGTACATTGAGCATATTCTTGACCTGCAAGAAAAGGGTGCACCGGTCGGAGGAATTGGGATTCAAGGCCATATCGATAGTCCAGTGGGTCCAATTGTTTGTTCAGCTCTAGACAGACTAGGAATCCTTGGTTTACCGATATGGTTCACGGAGTTAGATGTCTCCTCCATTAATGAGCACATCAGGGGAGATGATTTGGAGGTAGTGATGTGGGAAGCTTTTGGACATCCTGCGGTTGAAGGCATCATGTTATGGGGATTTTGGGAGCTGTTCATGAGCAGAGACAACTCTCACTTGGTGAATGCAGAAGGTGATGTTAATGAAGCTGGCAAAAGGCTTTTAGCTGTGAAGAAAGATTGGCTCTCTCATGCTAATGGACATATTGATCAAAACGGTGCGTTTGCATTTAGAGGGTACCATGGAAATTATGCTGTTGAAGTGATTACTAGTTCATCTCAAAAGGTTCTTAAAACGTTTGTTGTCGAAAAAGGAGATTCGGCTCAGGTTATTACTGTGGATCTTCAAGGTTTGTGA
- the LOC111207822 gene encoding uncharacterized protein LOC111207822 has protein sequence MSSSSSDEADKAFDEMVDKVVDNFIDTVVDGQTNYRKKRAYIERDRERGHNQLWKDYFMENLTYPPEMFRRRFRMNKPLFLRIVERLSSEVPYFQQTINAAGRYGLSPLQKCTAAIRMLAYGQSGDTYDEYLRLGDSTSRLCLANFTDAIIQLFGDEYLRRPTPEDLQRLLDVGEVRGFPGMIGSIDCRKAEKFAEKQESARKDVERAFGVLQSTFAIVKNPALQWDKEKIGKIMKTCVILHNMIVENERHGYAQINTSEFESGESSRSSRVRSRDSIHVGDMLGIRREVRDLEKHARLKADPVENIWQKFGDEDE, from the exons atgtcttcctcatcaagcGATGAAGCAGATAAAGCTTTTGATGAAATGGTCGACAAAGTTGTTGATAATTTCATAGACACAGTAGTTGATGGTCAAACCAACTACCGGAAGAAACGAGCTTATATTGAAAGAGATCGAGAGCGAGGACACAATCAACTATGGAAAGACTATTTCATGGAAAATCTTACATACCCACCTGAAATGTTTAGGAggcgttttcgaatgaacaaacCACTGTTTCTTCGCATTGTCGAGCGTCTAAGTAGTGAAGTTCCATACTTTCAGCAAACAATAAATGCTGCGGGAAGGTACGGGCTTTCTCCCcttcaaaagtgtacggcagctATACGTATGCTCGCATATGGTCAGTCGGGAGATAcatatgacgaatatctccgacttggtgacaGTACATCACGTTTATGTTTGGCAAATTTCACTGATGCAATAAtacagttgtttggagatgagtatctacgaagacCTACCCCCgaggatcttcaacgattaCTCGATGTTGGAGAGGTACGAGGGTTTCCGGGGATGATAggcagcatcgact gtcgTAAAGCCGAGAAATTTGCTGAAAAGCAAGAATCCgccagaaaagatgtcgaacgggcttttggagtattgcaatcgACGTTTGCAATTGTTAAAAACCCAGCTCTACAATGGGACAAGGAAAAGATAGGAAAGATAATGAAAacttgtgtcatattgcacaatatgatagtagagaacGAACGACACGGATACGCTCAAATTAATACATCTGAGTTTGAGTCAGGAGAGTCCAGCAGAAGTTCAAGGGTGAGAAGCAGAGATAGTATTCATGTCGGTGATATGTTAGGCATCCGCAGAGAAGTTCGAGATTTAGAGAAGCATGCTCGATTGAAAGCTGATCCAGTGGAAAATATTTGGCAAAAgtttggtgatgaagatgaataa